One window from the genome of Haladaptatus paucihalophilus DX253 encodes:
- a CDS encoding TackOD1 domain-containing metal-binding protein, producing the protein MASPGTVRLLAALREGSLDEVRPILDIETGLVTYPDATEYLDDSDGQTFEVLETLAERDLLHREFQEKQYICPRCEAKGMQYTTACPSCESPQTIRTDRYRHPDCGYEGMREQFVGDDAIVCPNCDTELESLKHLEANAAHVCEDCDEVFETPKHRLRCRDCFYVSDPLHTIERVLYRYFLSEGGAHWIDEQLTARQSVAEAFEERQLRTEIDTVVTDGAGEEVPVHVYARDDLLNDRVIAAIHERPDENDIAALTSLAADVGARATLVTTSGEIVGERAGSLLSDDGLTVLRLTNDDALKREYEVVADERGSNSFVGRLADIFKPQNG; encoded by the coding sequence ATGGCTTCACCGGGAACAGTCCGACTGCTGGCCGCCCTCCGGGAGGGGTCACTCGACGAGGTTCGACCGATACTCGACATCGAGACGGGGTTGGTGACGTACCCCGATGCGACCGAATATCTCGACGACAGCGACGGTCAAACCTTCGAAGTGCTGGAAACGCTGGCCGAACGAGACCTTCTCCACCGCGAGTTTCAGGAAAAACAGTACATCTGCCCCCGCTGCGAGGCGAAGGGGATGCAGTACACCACGGCCTGTCCGTCGTGTGAATCGCCACAGACGATTCGGACGGACAGATACCGACACCCCGACTGCGGTTACGAGGGGATGCGCGAGCAGTTCGTCGGCGACGACGCCATCGTCTGTCCGAACTGCGACACCGAACTGGAGTCGTTGAAACACCTCGAAGCGAACGCCGCGCACGTCTGCGAGGACTGTGACGAGGTGTTCGAGACGCCGAAACACCGGCTTCGATGCCGGGACTGCTTCTACGTCTCCGACCCGCTGCATACCATCGAACGGGTGCTGTATCGCTACTTCCTGAGCGAGGGCGGTGCCCACTGGATCGACGAGCAACTGACCGCCCGGCAGTCGGTCGCCGAGGCGTTCGAGGAACGACAGCTCCGCACCGAAATCGATACCGTCGTCACCGACGGCGCGGGAGAGGAGGTACCGGTTCACGTCTACGCGCGCGACGACCTGCTCAACGACCGGGTCATCGCGGCGATTCACGAACGCCCGGACGAGAACGATATCGCCGCCCTGACGTCGCTCGCGGCGGACGTCGGCGCGCGTGCGACACTCGTCACCACGTCCGGGGAAATCGTCGGCGAACGCGCCGGGAGCCTCCTCTCGGACGACGGCCTGACGGTACTTCGGTTGACGAACGACGACGCCCTGAAACGCGAGTACGAGGTCGTCGCCGACGAGCGCGGCAGCAATTCCTTCGTCGGTCGGCTCGCCGACATCTTCAAACCACAGAACGGGTAA
- a CDS encoding S8 family peptidase, whose amino-acid sequence MDTTAKRRGFLKGIAATTVGITATTPGSASETVTYLVTTGSRNAVRKLERAGYTVQNEIPDANVLFVLGPADAEDDLRGVPGVHEAVSDMAYELGTSTVESTGVAADAEYAELQWDKQVTDAFEAHATATGEGTRIAIVDTGVDHTHPDLAANVNTDLGRSVIDGEFGTDAGPVAAHGTHVAGITAATGAQGVVGMAPDAELVPLRVFPEEGPLLERISDCLLAIDYAAEIGADAVNMSLGWDPRPPRENQTSRGVRRVICERVVRSALRRGTTVVVSAGNEETDLQHGGYRDMWTSLESTLGVSATGPNDELSFYSNYGVDDVAVGAPGGGYETLEKSLADDTAWPYPTNLVLSTVPGDDYAYFAGTSMASPQVAGLVGLVRELDPTVNPQQVAGVIERNAEKSNGRSDPDLGAGRINALHTVESLTK is encoded by the coding sequence ATGGATACAACAGCGAAGCGACGCGGATTTCTCAAGGGAATCGCGGCGACGACCGTCGGCATCACCGCCACGACGCCCGGAAGCGCCTCCGAAACGGTGACGTACCTCGTCACGACTGGAAGCCGAAACGCCGTTCGAAAACTCGAACGGGCGGGGTACACTGTCCAGAACGAAATCCCGGACGCGAACGTCCTGTTCGTCCTCGGTCCCGCCGACGCCGAAGACGACCTTCGGGGCGTCCCCGGTGTTCACGAGGCGGTGTCGGACATGGCGTACGAGTTGGGCACCTCGACCGTCGAATCGACCGGCGTCGCGGCGGACGCCGAATACGCCGAGTTACAGTGGGACAAGCAGGTCACGGACGCGTTCGAGGCCCACGCAACCGCGACGGGAGAGGGAACGCGCATCGCCATCGTCGATACGGGTGTCGACCACACGCACCCCGACCTCGCGGCCAACGTCAATACGGACCTCGGACGGTCGGTCATCGACGGGGAGTTCGGAACGGACGCCGGACCGGTCGCGGCCCACGGGACGCACGTCGCCGGAATCACCGCCGCGACGGGCGCGCAAGGCGTGGTCGGCATGGCTCCCGACGCCGAACTCGTCCCGCTCCGCGTGTTCCCCGAGGAGGGACCGCTCCTCGAACGAATCAGCGACTGCCTGCTGGCCATCGACTACGCGGCCGAAATCGGTGCGGACGCGGTGAACATGAGTCTCGGGTGGGACCCGCGTCCGCCGCGGGAGAACCAAACGTCGCGCGGCGTCCGTCGCGTCATCTGCGAACGCGTCGTTCGGAGCGCCCTCCGGCGCGGGACGACCGTCGTGGTGTCGGCGGGCAACGAGGAAACGGACCTCCAACACGGGGGCTACCGCGACATGTGGACGAGCCTCGAAAGCACGCTGGGCGTGAGCGCGACCGGTCCGAACGACGAACTGTCGTTCTACTCGAACTACGGCGTGGACGACGTTGCGGTCGGCGCGCCCGGCGGTGGCTACGAGACGCTCGAAAAGAGCCTCGCGGACGACACCGCGTGGCCGTATCCGACCAACCTCGTGCTTTCGACCGTCCCGGGAGACGACTACGCCTACTTCGCGGGCACGTCGATGGCGTCGCCGCAGGTCGCCGGTCTCGTCGGACTCGTCCGTGAACTGGACCCCACCGTGAACCCCCAACAGGTGGCCGGTGTCATCGAACGCAACGCCGAGAAAAGCAACGGTCGGAGCGACCCCGACCTCGGTGCTGGCCGGATAAACGCGCTGCACACGGTCGAGTCGCTCACGAAATAG
- the aceB gene encoding malate synthase AceB, translating to MSTQRRHDREFVRTFFTSPTAVEGEDDSAKMIRSAAQLRGMQAPDVWVPDNEDATAPSMRDEGADNIVEVVSEHGADFPGEIHPRIVWHRDSPGTRYRCFQHLLQIADPEKGAIEHIDGFVIPEVGGIDDWKKADEFITIVENEYGLEEGSLAMSVIVESAAAELAMGDLREEMGKPDNNLERLFLLVDGEVDYTKDMRAMTPTGGLPPWAELRHNTSRGASAAGLIAVDGPYDDIRDVEGYNERMEDNRAKGMIGIWSLTPGQVVEANKAPLPPETGRWLLDTGDGTTELESEDGTQFYDGERIGLDETETGYSLRVGGDERDLGEDELREELLDMTEYVPSMDDIVDSMEEFEAAKEAGTGAISMTQSATIVIDGIEIDISKDRMWDEATYQAAMTPVSLFQDVYENRPDQREALAELYGENVVERAMNVG from the coding sequence ATGAGCACGCAACGACGACACGACCGCGAGTTCGTGCGGACGTTCTTCACCTCGCCGACGGCGGTGGAGGGCGAGGACGACTCCGCCAAGATGATCCGGAGCGCGGCCCAGCTCCGCGGCATGCAAGCACCGGACGTGTGGGTGCCCGACAACGAGGACGCGACGGCCCCGTCGATGCGCGACGAGGGTGCCGACAACATCGTCGAAGTGGTGTCCGAACACGGGGCCGACTTCCCCGGCGAAATCCACCCCCGCATCGTCTGGCATCGGGACAGCCCCGGGACACGGTATCGGTGCTTTCAGCACCTGCTTCAAATCGCGGACCCCGAAAAAGGAGCCATCGAACACATCGACGGGTTCGTGATTCCCGAGGTCGGCGGCATCGACGACTGGAAGAAGGCGGACGAGTTCATCACCATCGTCGAGAACGAGTACGGTCTCGAAGAGGGCAGCCTCGCAATGTCGGTCATCGTCGAGAGTGCGGCGGCGGAACTGGCGATGGGCGACCTCCGCGAGGAGATGGGCAAGCCCGACAACAACCTCGAACGCCTGTTCTTGCTCGTGGACGGCGAGGTGGACTACACCAAGGACATGCGCGCGATGACGCCCACCGGCGGTCTGCCCCCGTGGGCGGAACTGCGCCACAACACGTCCCGCGGCGCGAGCGCCGCCGGTCTCATCGCCGTCGATGGGCCGTACGACGACATCCGGGACGTGGAGGGGTACAACGAGCGGATGGAGGACAACCGGGCCAAGGGGATGATAGGCATCTGGTCGCTCACCCCCGGGCAAGTCGTCGAGGCGAACAAGGCTCCGCTCCCGCCGGAGACCGGCCGCTGGCTGCTCGACACGGGCGACGGCACGACGGAACTCGAATCGGAAGACGGCACCCAGTTCTACGACGGCGAGAGGATCGGACTGGACGAAACCGAGACGGGCTACAGCCTCCGGGTCGGCGGCGACGAGCGCGACCTCGGCGAAGACGAGTTGCGCGAGGAACTGCTCGACATGACCGAGTACGTCCCGAGCATGGACGACATCGTGGATTCGATGGAGGAGTTCGAAGCGGCCAAGGAAGCGGGGACGGGCGCGATTTCGATGACGCAGTCGGCGACGATAGTCATCGACGGCATCGAAATCGACATCAGCAAGGACAGGATGTGGGACGAAGCGACCTATCAGGCCGCGATGACGCCCGTCTCCCTGTTCCAAGACGTGTACGAGAACCGCCCGGACCAGCGCGAGGCGCTGGCGGAACTGTACGGCGAGAACGTGGTCGAACGCGCGATGAACGTCGGATGA
- a CDS encoding helix-turn-helix domain-containing protein: protein MMRFLTLKLVLDGQGIHPVGDVIAARADVTRDQLLHVNSIFNGGGVLLYRLRGNSDGLVEDLDAHESVLAYDILDVHDGSFHIYIYVEAGEPAGTLMYVVEKYALIIDTPLTYTDSGDILATVVGTQEMIQRAFRELPQRIDIRVEQTGEYAPDSDHLFSGLTDRQREVLETAVKHGYYQIPRQATHADIAERLECAPSTVDEHLRKAEAHLFSTLFGR, encoded by the coding sequence ATGATGAGATTTCTAACGCTCAAATTAGTGCTCGACGGTCAGGGCATCCATCCGGTCGGAGATGTCATCGCGGCGCGGGCCGACGTGACGCGGGACCAACTCCTCCACGTTAATTCCATCTTCAACGGCGGCGGCGTCCTCCTCTATCGACTTCGGGGGAACTCGGACGGACTCGTGGAGGATTTGGACGCACACGAATCCGTGTTGGCCTACGATATCCTCGACGTCCACGACGGATCGTTCCATATCTACATCTACGTCGAAGCCGGTGAACCGGCGGGGACGCTCATGTACGTCGTCGAGAAGTACGCGCTCATCATCGACACGCCGCTCACGTACACCGACTCCGGAGACATCCTCGCAACCGTCGTCGGGACGCAGGAGATGATACAGCGAGCGTTCCGCGAACTACCGCAGCGAATCGACATTCGCGTCGAACAGACCGGAGAGTACGCACCGGACTCCGACCACCTGTTCTCCGGACTGACTGACCGACAGCGCGAAGTGCTCGAAACCGCCGTCAAACACGGGTACTATCAGATACCGCGACAGGCCACTCACGCGGACATCGCGGAACGACTGGAATGTGCACCGAGCACCGTGGACGAACACCTTCGAAAGGCCGAAGCGCACCTCTTTTCCACCCTTTTCGGACGGTGA
- a CDS encoding DUF6114 domain-containing protein: MSTHTSQLTSYRSNFASWRHERPFWGALLVILAGLVIGIIPAQLAMTFALVPSTFMFAGLVFAVFVFLCGVFALLRPELAEFFGAAGILLSVASIFGALGGFGVGMLLGTVGGALCVAWERPDLDTDEAATGA; the protein is encoded by the coding sequence ATGTCCACACACACATCACAGCTCACATCGTACCGCTCGAACTTCGCGTCGTGGCGACACGAACGACCGTTCTGGGGAGCGCTCCTCGTCATCCTCGCCGGACTCGTCATCGGCATCATCCCGGCACAGCTGGCCATGACCTTCGCGCTCGTTCCGAGTACGTTCATGTTCGCGGGATTGGTGTTCGCCGTCTTCGTCTTCCTCTGTGGCGTCTTCGCCCTTCTGCGCCCGGAGTTAGCCGAGTTCTTCGGTGCCGCGGGAATACTGCTGTCGGTCGCATCGATTTTCGGGGCGCTCGGCGGATTCGGCGTGGGAATGCTGCTCGGAACGGTCGGCGGTGCCCTCTGTGTCGCGTGGGAACGACCGGACCTCGACACGGACGAGGCGGCAACAGGAGCGTGA
- a CDS encoding DUF7556 family protein, giving the protein MTHSALGRRRDGTDAPEIVFAIDETPDERCPNRAIIADITRDDAWIATDSTDTAVLTEWR; this is encoded by the coding sequence ATGACGCACTCAGCACTCGGCAGACGGCGCGACGGAACGGACGCACCCGAAATCGTCTTCGCGATAGACGAGACGCCCGACGAACGGTGTCCGAACCGGGCCATCATCGCGGACATCACGCGGGACGACGCGTGGATTGCAACGGACAGTACGGACACGGCAGTGCTGACCGAGTGGCGATAG
- a CDS encoding APC family permease, producing the protein MSEYDGSTADDGLTRTLGLLDCVLLSVGGMVGSAIFVFPGSTGRLAGPASTLAWVVAGLLMMIIALCYTELALAFPKAGGPAVFPAETFGRNRTVRLFASYLEGTSYCIGMVFSVTISALAIAQYLGIAFPRAKGYVVPIALAAIALSFLVNLVGVTSTSRTNLVLSALLLTILLVFVAIGLTRFEPTNYDPFFTSGPAKFFAAVQLALTGYGAWTAIPSVAEEVKRPAKTVPRAILLSLLVTTVLYTAVVVALHGVVAPSAFAEGSPVTTVPLGVAASKLGVPMVRQYFLPLAAVVAIFTTMLVGTMSASRVVFALGRNGTLPRAFAAVHSRFQVPWVGLVAVSLVAAALTIFPEYFYELLVIASVVGTGLPYALNIVSFVGLRHYRTDVTPPFRAPGGDALPAVALVALSVAMVGLGSTEVLWSVGSIALLGTYFLVRYLRRPDLFRQRDAATNWE; encoded by the coding sequence ATGAGTGAATACGATGGATCGACGGCGGACGACGGATTGACGCGAACGCTCGGACTGCTGGATTGCGTTTTGCTGAGCGTCGGGGGCATGGTCGGGTCGGCTATCTTCGTCTTTCCCGGTTCGACGGGACGGCTGGCGGGTCCCGCCTCGACGCTCGCGTGGGTGGTCGCCGGACTGCTGATGATGATAATCGCGCTCTGCTATACGGAACTCGCGCTGGCGTTCCCGAAGGCGGGCGGTCCCGCGGTCTTCCCCGCGGAGACGTTCGGGCGGAACCGGACGGTTCGACTCTTCGCCAGTTACCTCGAAGGGACGTCCTACTGCATCGGTATGGTGTTCAGCGTCACGATTTCGGCGCTCGCCATCGCGCAGTATCTCGGCATCGCGTTTCCGCGCGCGAAGGGGTACGTCGTTCCCATCGCCCTCGCCGCCATCGCGCTGAGCTTCCTCGTCAACCTCGTCGGCGTGACGAGCACGAGTCGGACGAACCTCGTCCTGTCCGCGCTGTTGCTCACGATACTGCTCGTCTTCGTGGCCATCGGCCTCACGCGGTTCGAGCCGACCAACTACGACCCCTTCTTCACGAGCGGTCCCGCGAAGTTCTTCGCCGCGGTGCAACTAGCGCTCACGGGCTACGGCGCGTGGACCGCGATTCCGTCCGTCGCGGAGGAGGTGAAACGGCCAGCGAAGACGGTCCCGCGGGCGATTTTGCTGTCGCTCCTCGTCACGACGGTCCTCTACACCGCCGTCGTCGTCGCGCTGCACGGCGTCGTCGCGCCGTCGGCGTTCGCGGAGGGAAGCCCCGTGACGACGGTGCCGCTCGGGGTGGCCGCGTCGAAACTCGGAGTACCGATGGTTCGACAATATTTCCTCCCGCTCGCCGCGGTCGTCGCCATCTTCACCACGATGCTCGTCGGGACGATGAGCGCCAGTCGCGTCGTGTTCGCGCTGGGACGAAACGGAACCCTGCCGCGGGCGTTCGCAGCCGTCCACTCGCGGTTTCAGGTGCCGTGGGTCGGGCTGGTCGCGGTCAGTCTGGTGGCGGCCGCGTTGACGATTTTCCCGGAGTACTTCTACGAACTGCTGGTCATCGCCTCCGTCGTCGGAACCGGCCTCCCGTACGCCCTCAATATCGTCTCGTTCGTCGGGCTTCGACACTACCGCACCGACGTGACGCCGCCGTTTCGCGCTCCCGGCGGCGACGCCCTCCCCGCCGTGGCGCTGGTCGCGTTGAGCGTCGCCATGGTCGGACTGGGTTCGACGGAGGTCCTCTGGTCCGTGGGAAGCATCGCCCTCTTGGGCACGTACTTCCTCGTCCGGTATCTGCGGCGACCCGACCTGTTCCGGCAGCGGGACGCGGCGACGAACTGGGAGTGA
- a CDS encoding DUF7835 family putative zinc beta-ribbon protein, giving the protein MTETKSGDGFVTDIVESCPECGRQTPHEVKIEIRTENGDSDNAVFSREPYRVSTCTGCGKTTATRMNNVTGRRG; this is encoded by the coding sequence ATGACGGAGACGAAATCCGGAGACGGGTTCGTGACCGACATCGTGGAATCGTGCCCGGAGTGCGGGCGGCAAACGCCTCACGAGGTGAAAATCGAGATTCGAACCGAGAACGGGGACAGCGACAACGCGGTGTTTTCGCGTGAACCGTACCGGGTGAGTACGTGCACCGGATGCGGGAAGACGACGGCGACGCGGATGAACAACGTCACAGGGCGGCGAGGGTGA
- a CDS encoding ABC transporter substrate-binding protein has protein sequence MGDKYNHTRRRFVQATGTLGIAGTTALAGCTSSKDGKGSKSDGSDDGEMADKIVFFNAGSLKDDPGTEKNIKRFEDETGITVDVNEVPWSNLKTTLITQWRNEGSKVDAFNGPTWWLADFVAADWLEPLGLSDSHMGKFPENLQNLVTFDGKTYMAPQIGKWGNFLYDKQYFEKQGISSPPDTWDDVLALGDKVGNDKSGFGFTWANKDVFMFKQFLWQAGGQLFNDKHEPVFADKGATVFDDFLTPLRKKGLLPSGIQSMNEGNVGDAFVGGKFATVEGWTPLGSRALNEGWKKDRLGIAKPPKGPASRATFQDTNGVAVSAFSKRKKAAKKFAEFMSTPESCKTDMVVEGNPAAIPEVYEDEEVKKKYPKELRANMKYNLKNAKSEVYRLQPQVDDILSSNITPVFLGKKDAKSALSKAQEDITSLYKKNKVL, from the coding sequence ATGGGTGATAAATACAACCATACACGGCGTCGATTCGTCCAAGCGACGGGCACACTCGGTATCGCGGGAACGACCGCGTTGGCGGGCTGTACCTCCTCGAAAGACGGTAAAGGTTCGAAAAGCGACGGTAGCGACGACGGCGAGATGGCCGACAAAATCGTCTTCTTCAACGCGGGCAGTCTGAAGGACGACCCCGGGACGGAAAAGAACATCAAGCGGTTCGAAGACGAGACGGGTATCACGGTCGACGTGAACGAGGTGCCGTGGAGCAACCTGAAGACGACGCTCATTACGCAGTGGCGAAACGAGGGGAGCAAGGTGGACGCCTTCAACGGGCCGACGTGGTGGCTCGCCGATTTCGTCGCGGCCGACTGGCTCGAACCCCTCGGCCTCTCCGATTCGCACATGGGCAAGTTTCCGGAGAACCTCCAAAACCTCGTCACGTTCGACGGCAAGACGTACATGGCCCCGCAGATAGGCAAGTGGGGGAACTTCCTCTACGACAAACAGTACTTCGAGAAGCAGGGCATCTCGTCGCCGCCGGACACGTGGGACGACGTGCTCGCGCTCGGCGACAAGGTGGGCAACGACAAGTCCGGGTTCGGCTTCACGTGGGCGAACAAGGACGTTTTCATGTTCAAACAGTTCCTCTGGCAGGCGGGCGGCCAACTGTTCAACGACAAACACGAACCCGTCTTCGCCGACAAAGGCGCGACGGTGTTCGACGACTTCCTGACGCCGCTCCGCAAGAAGGGACTCCTCCCCAGCGGCATCCAGAGCATGAACGAAGGGAACGTCGGCGACGCCTTCGTCGGCGGGAAGTTCGCCACCGTCGAGGGCTGGACGCCGCTCGGGTCGCGCGCGCTCAACGAGGGTTGGAAGAAGGACCGTCTCGGAATCGCCAAACCGCCGAAGGGTCCCGCCTCCCGCGCGACGTTCCAAGACACGAACGGCGTCGCCGTCTCGGCGTTCTCGAAGCGCAAGAAGGCCGCGAAGAAGTTCGCGGAGTTCATGAGCACCCCCGAGTCCTGCAAGACCGACATGGTAGTCGAGGGCAACCCGGCGGCCATTCCCGAGGTGTACGAGGACGAGGAGGTCAAAAAGAAGTATCCGAAGGAGTTGCGCGCGAACATGAAGTACAACCTCAAGAACGCCAAGAGCGAGGTCTACCGCCTGCAACCGCAGGTCGATGACATTCTGTCGTCGAACATCACGCCCGTCTTCCTCGGGAAGAAGGACGCCAAATCGGCCCTCTCGAAGGCCCAAGAGGACATCACGTCGCTCTACAAGAAGAACAAGGTCCTCTAG
- a CDS encoding autotransporter outer membrane beta-barrel domain-containing protein: protein MEHRVILAVAFCLVVASTAPTAATRHERPGIPEQQTQPGATHCFRDVTFRNTTFPAFGQNARNLHVEEAMSGALDGGTSDGALSVDIARMHAERICIGVKSTDDGAGVRLTFHDAVLKKTMLQGAEMRFERATADSISFRVPKRIGDRFRDQLGGNTTNDGGDDSGATPTPADGPVGDENRSGGPDVGDRPRDVGDVVNDTADESGDVDNRTDDLGNSTKRAGDGVDTVTDGAKDASDDLTDHLNDTTGNVTDAVDEGTDTVDNTTDGVGGGTDTVNDTTRDVTDGVDDVTDAVDDTAENVSNGVDDGTDTVDNASNSVTNGVDETTDSVTDGIDDATEQVAGSSDTVTDGVNETTNAVDNTTHEATDGIDQTTGMADDTTGMITDGVNETTTDVNETTEVLDDSAENTTGGVTTAVSNTTAIADDAANTTTGLVQNASTTVGGIVGNATDTGTVTTGATNGTDGSDDGSLL, encoded by the coding sequence ATGGAACATCGAGTCATCCTCGCCGTCGCCTTCTGTCTCGTGGTCGCCTCGACCGCGCCGACAGCAGCGACACGGCATGAACGACCGGGAATACCAGAACAGCAGACGCAGCCGGGTGCGACACACTGCTTCAGGGACGTTACGTTCCGGAACACGACGTTTCCCGCATTCGGTCAGAACGCTCGAAACCTCCACGTCGAGGAGGCGATGTCCGGGGCCCTCGACGGGGGAACGAGCGACGGTGCACTCTCCGTCGATATCGCTCGGATGCACGCCGAGAGGATTTGTATCGGGGTGAAATCCACGGACGACGGCGCGGGCGTTCGGTTGACGTTTCACGACGCGGTGTTGAAAAAGACGATGCTCCAAGGGGCCGAGATGCGTTTCGAACGGGCGACGGCCGATTCGATATCGTTCCGCGTCCCGAAGCGCATCGGCGATCGGTTCCGCGACCAGTTGGGAGGGAACACGACGAACGATGGAGGCGACGACAGCGGCGCGACACCGACTCCGGCCGATGGTCCGGTCGGAGACGAGAATCGGTCGGGCGGACCCGACGTCGGCGACAGACCGCGAGACGTCGGGGACGTGGTGAACGACACCGCGGACGAGAGCGGAGACGTCGATAACCGAACGGACGACCTCGGGAACTCCACGAAGCGGGCCGGGGATGGAGTCGATACCGTCACGGACGGAGCAAAGGACGCATCGGACGACCTCACGGATCACCTGAACGACACCACGGGGAACGTCACGGATGCGGTGGACGAGGGAACGGATACGGTCGATAACACGACCGACGGCGTGGGCGGGGGGACGGACACCGTAAACGACACGACACGCGACGTCACGGACGGCGTGGATGACGTCACGGATGCGGTGGACGACACGGCCGAGAACGTCTCGAACGGAGTCGATGACGGGACGGATACGGTCGATAACGCGTCGAATTCAGTCACGAACGGGGTTGACGAGACCACGGATTCGGTCACTGACGGTATCGACGACGCGACGGAACAGGTGGCTGGAAGCTCGGATACGGTCACGGATGGAGTAAACGAGACGACGAATGCGGTCGATAACACGACCCACGAAGCCACCGACGGCATCGACCAAACCACGGGGATGGCGGACGACACCACGGGAATGATCACGGACGGAGTAAACGAGACGACGACCGACGTGAACGAGACGACCGAGGTACTCGACGACAGTGCCGAGAACACGACGGGCGGCGTCACGACGGCGGTCAGTAATACGACCGCCATCGCCGACGACGCGGCGAATACCACGACCGGACTCGTCCAAAACGCCTCGACTACCGTCGGTGGAATCGTCGGCAACGCAACTGACACGGGCACCGTCACGACGGGAGCGACGAACGGAACCGACGGCTCGGACGATGGGTCGCTGTTGTAG
- a CDS encoding DUF6230 family protein, producing MAINTRKFAIVIVAALVLQAGTVGAVMAGGVAIAVPTAGVGGFTVTFDQLQGQGFTQYASLENSSECGTYPSAVAQIDKGEITGLKMYKDVEVPDGMPGGGNTIRLMISSDKAVKFSGMTQKFTYLRGNLKMKSQKTTSEPGTVKSSFSLSAPTIVIDDGEIRAQSQFLRSITLSGAHVKTVVNPENETSFPTSQCAAGA from the coding sequence ATGGCAATCAATACCAGAAAGTTTGCTATCGTGATCGTCGCGGCATTGGTGCTTCAAGCCGGAACCGTCGGCGCGGTCATGGCAGGTGGCGTCGCCATCGCGGTGCCCACGGCCGGAGTGGGCGGATTCACGGTGACGTTCGACCAGTTACAGGGTCAAGGGTTCACACAGTACGCGTCGCTGGAGAACTCAAGCGAATGCGGGACGTATCCGTCGGCGGTCGCACAGATCGACAAAGGGGAGATAACGGGACTGAAGATGTACAAGGACGTCGAAGTTCCCGATGGGATGCCCGGCGGTGGCAACACCATCCGTCTCATGATCAGTTCCGATAAGGCGGTGAAGTTCTCGGGAATGACCCAGAAGTTCACCTATCTACGGGGGAACCTCAAGATGAAGAGCCAGAAGACGACGTCCGAACCGGGTACCGTGAAGAGTTCGTTCTCGCTCTCGGCGCCCACCATCGTCATCGACGACGGGGAGATACGAGCACAAAGTCAGTTCCTGCGGAGTATCACGCTCTCCGGAGCGCACGTCAAGACGGTCGTGAACCCCGAGAACGAGACGAGTTTCCCGACGAGCCAGTGTGCGGCAGGAGCGTAA